The genomic stretch CTGTGGATAAGGAGCACGAGAAGAACTACATCAGCTTCTGCGGTGAAGGTGTCAGGAAGGTCGGGCCGACGACTTTCGAGATGACGGCCACCGACTTCTATCCTCAACGGGATCTGGATCTTCTTTTGATTGTTCCCGTCAACTATTGATTGTATAGCTTCTGCCATAACTTGGTAACCAACCGTCAATCGGCTTGGGGCATTATCCGCCCGATTGAGCCAAAGGTCTTGGAAAAGCGTCGCATGATGCAGGCGCGGGACCGAGCGCGATCATGAATTAAATCCCTCTAATATAATGGTTTTTCGGTCCTTTGCTGATCGCCTCGCCCAGGGAAATCGCGGTATGTCTTTAAGAAATTTGTCTCTGAACAAGAAGCTCATCCTGACCTTCTCCTCCATAATGGCCGGTTGCTTCCTTGCCTCATTGGTTGTGTTTGTGCAGGCCTACTCTGCCCGGTCGGACGCCGCGAATGCGGATGGTGCCTACCGCGTTCTCGGGCAGGTGCAAGAGGCTGTTGTCCAACTTCTCGAACAGGTTGTTCATCAGCGCGAATATCTTGTCACTGGCGATCCCGCGCAGCGTGCCGCTGTTCTGGCAAATCGTGAACAGCTGCAGAGCGCGATCAACGAAGCAGCACGCACGGCGCAGGGGGATGCGGAAGTCCTGACATCGCTCGATGCCATGCGGGCAGCCGCCGATGGTTACTTCAACACGGTTGTCACACCCCAGATGCAAGCCCGTCAGTCAGGACAGGTTCTGGATATTGCCGGCCTTGCTGCCAGCCAGTCGACGAATGAGCTGGAGACTTTCCGGCAGGCGGCGCTACAAGTGAAGGAACTGGTCGGGCAACGTGCCGTCGACGCCCAGACGGCGCTCGCCTCCGCGCACCTCAACATCTACTTTGCCCTGCTTCTCGGTGGAGGGGTTGCCGGCATTGCCTCAGTGGCACTGATCTTCGCCCTGTCGCGATCCATCGTGACGCCAATCGCAGGCATGACATCGGCGATGACACGTCTTGCCGATGGCGACACCGATATTGACGTGCCCGCCCTTGATCGTGGCGACGAGGTTGGGCAAATGGCCAAGGCCGTCATCGTCTTCAAGGAAGCCTCACTGGAGCGCATGCGTCTGTCCCACGAGCGTCAGTCGTTGAGGGATCAGGCCGAAGCCGAGCGCAAGACGAGCGAGGCGGAGAAGGCCCGCGAGGCGGAAGAAGTCGCTTTTGCGGTGCGCCGCCTGGCAGATGGTCTTCAGGCGCTTTCGAATGGCGACGTTGCCTATCGCCTGGAGGAGCCTTTTGCCGCCCGCCTCGACAGTCTGCGCGTCAACTTCAATGACTCTCTTGAAAAGCTTCATGCCGCCCTGCGTTCCGTTGGTGCCAACGCGACCGCGATCAATGCTGGCGCCGCAGAAATTCGTGCCTCTGCCGATGACCTTGCCCGCAGAACCGAACAGCAGGCAGCCTCGGTTGAAGAAACAGCAGCTGCTCTGGAAGAGATTACCCGCACCGTCAAGGATACGGCAAAGCGTGCCGAAGACGCCGGCGAACTGGTGCGCCGTACCCGTGCCGGAGCAGAACGCTCGGGCGAAGTGGTGCAGAATGCTGTTGCAGCGATGCAGGGCATCGAGCAGTCATCCCAGTCGATCTCCAACATCATCAGCGTGATCGAGGATATCGCGTTCCAGACCAATCTTCTCGCACTCAATGCCGGCGTTGAAGCGGCGCGTGCAGGCGAGGCCGGCAAGGGATTTGCCGTTGTTGCCCAGGAAGTGAGAGAGCTTGCTCAGCGGTCGGCAAATGCGGCCAAGGAAATCAAGGCGCTGATTTCCAATTCGACGGCACAGGTGGACAATGGGGTCGCCCTTGTCGGAGAAACGGGAGATGAGCTGCAAAAGATCGTGTCAGCCGTGCAGGAGATCAATGACAACGTCGCTGCAATCGTAACGGCTGCCCGCGAACAGTCTGTCGGTCTTCAAGAGGTCTTCACGGCCGTCAATGCGATGGACAAGGGAACCCAGCAGAATGCTGCCATGGTCGAGCAGCAGACGGCTGCAAGTCATGCCCTGGCGGTAGAAGCCTCCTCCCTCGATACGCTTCTGTCTCAGTTCCGCCTGGGCGTGCAGGCCGCTGCGGTAACGTCTGCTTCAGGCGGTACCGCATTCACGCGTCCCTCCAGTTCGGTCTCCGCACCGTCGAGAGCTGCATCCCCGGTAGCCTCAGGCTCTCGCCCGATCATCAGGGGGCCGGTCGCTGCGTCCCCGACCGACACGCCCGCCAGACGTCCCTCTCCGGCGCGCGCCTTGGCCGACAAATTGGGCAAGGCCTTTGCCACAGCACCCGCCGAGCCGGTCAAGCAGGACTGGACCGAATTCTGATTGGGAAACATGCATGACAAAGCCCGCGACAAGCGGGCTTTGTTCCATCCGGACCTGCAACCTTGGCTGCAGTCAGTCATCATCCACATCATCAACGACATCAGTCATGGGGCGGTCAGCGCCATCGACACGTTCATGATGCCAGTGACCCGCCTCGTCCTGCCAGGCGATGTCTGCATCGCCACCTGCCAATTGCTGCGATGCCGCAGCCTGCCTTGCAGCGACAACCGCGTCCTGATGGCTGGCAAAGGGCTCTGAATAAACGTCGCCGAGCCGATAGGCAAAGCCGTCATCATGACGCACGATGTGATAGGTGATCTTCTGCATGAGCGGTTTACCAGTGCCAGCGCTTGTCGCGCACCGGTGGGGTAGATGTTGCCGCCATATAGCCGATCGCGATGCCAATTAGACCAAGCGTCAGCAGGGCCGTGGAGGTCGCCGCCGGATGCCGCCGCGCCATGCCGGTCATGCTGTCGATGCCGTCACGTGCATAGTCCGCGACATCACCGGCGCGACGTGCCGCGCTATGCAGGGCGCTGGATGCCTCATGACGCGCATCCCGGCCCCGACGCCTTGCCTGGGTCGAGATGATCTCGCTCAATTCACTCATCTGTTCGCGCAGCTCGCGTAATTCTGCCTGGAGGTTGCTGGTCGCCACGTCCGTTCCTTTCCTTTTGTCTCATTGAAACTCAGGGAAGAAACCGGAAGCCGCCTCTATTTGTTCCGTTGCCGCGCTCACATCTCTCGAAATACAAAGCGCCCGGTACGTTTCCGCACCGGGCGCCATGATCATGTTGCTGGTACCAGATTACTTGGTCGCGGCCTCATACATTTCCAGCACGTAATCCCAGTTGATCAGGCTGTCGACGAAGGCTTCAAGATACTTCGGACGGGCATTGCGGTAGTCGATATAGTAGGAATGCTCCCAGACATCGACGCCGAGGATCGGGGATGCGCCATGCACCAGCGGGTTTTCGCCGTTCGGGGTCTTGGAGATTTCGAGCTTGCCGTCCTTGACGGAGAGCCAGGCCCAGCCGGAGCCGAACTGGGTGGTGCCAGCGGCAACGAAATCGGCCTTGAACTTGTCATAGCCGCCGAGGTCGCTGTCGATGGCAGCCTGCAGCTTGCCCGGCAGCTTGTTGCCGCCGCCATCCTTCTTCATCCAGTTCCAGAAGTGGATGTGGTTATAGTGCTGGCCGGCATTGTTGAAGAGGCCCGCATTCTTGCCATAGGACTGCTTGACCACCTCTTCCAGCGACAAGCCCTCGAGGCCCGAATCCTTCAGGAGATTGTTGCCGTTGGTCACATAGGCCTGGTGGTGCTTGTCGTGGTGAAACTCAAGGGTTTCAGCCGACATGAACGGCGCCAGCGAGTCGTAAGCATAGGGAAGGGCAGGCAATTCGAAGGCCATGGTGGTTTCTCCTCTTGGCAATAGATTTGCGTTTTGGCGGGTGACGGGAACATAGGTGCGGAACCTTGGGGTGGCAACCTAGGACACACCAAAATTGTTCCCTCTCGCAGAATGTTTGGATTCCTCATCCCGTCAGACGCAAAAGATTTTCGTTGCCTGTGGTCCCTGGCAAAAGCAACCCTCATATCTCTGCTGATCTTGTGGAACGGGTCACTCGAAATAGACCTCTGGCTCTGGCAGCCCTTCGACGGTAAAACCGAATGCAGCACGCGCAATCCTGCATTCCTCGTCACCCGGCATGCAGGTTCGGCAGACATGCGGGCGCACGAGGTAGACGGTGCAACCGACATGCTTGCCGACCTCGCCGGTAAGCGCTGCACACCGACCGTTCTCGAACTTCATCCCGCTCTCGTCCTCGGCAATCATCGCCTCGGGGATGGCAGCCAGTTCCTCATCGCTTTCGAGCGAGAAGCGCGGCCAGTCCGCTGAATAGGCACAGCATGCACCGCAGGTCTGGCAGTCGAAGATCTCGGGTGGTGATGTCTCAAGCATATTGGAACCTCACGCCCTGCCGTGCAGGCGCAACACGTTTGCGGCAAAGATCACCGTGAAGATCACCATGACGAGACCGGTCGACACCGGACCGGCATCAATTCCGATCCAGTCCATGGTGAAGCCCGTCGCGCCCGAGCCGAATGCGCTGCCGATTGCATAGGTCAGCGCATAGACCGCAGCACCGGACACCAGCAAGCCGCCCCTGAATCGTTCACCCAGCAAGGTGAGGGCGGCGGTGTAGAGCGAGAAGCTTGCAGCCCCAAGGATCGATATGGTGATCAGCAGGGCCACCTGCGATTCCATCAAGGGCAGCAGGAGGAAGGCAATGGCTGTCAGCAGCGCCCCATAGGCAGCGATAGCCGGTCGCGAAACCCGGTCCAGCAGCCAGCCGACAAAGGGCTGAGCCAGCGCCGTCGGCAGGGCGACCATGGTCACGACGAAGGCTGCAAAATTCTGGCTGTAGCCACGCTCGACGAAATAGAGCGGGATCATGGAAATCGCCGCGATATCCGAAAAGCCGAAGGCCAGCACCATCAGCGTGAGGATGGGCGCGAGCCTGACGAAGGTGAGGAGCCCTCCGGCTTCCGAGGCCTCCGGCTTGGTCTTGGCGTAGCGACCGAGCATGACCGAGGCGAAGGCGACGAGCGCCACATAGGCAGCCGTCATGGCAAAGGCAAAACCATCCTCGATACCAACGAGCGGAATGGCGAGCGGCCCTGCGGCAAAGCCCGCGCACATGCCCGCACTGTAGATCCCCGAGACGCGTCCCCGAATGCGATCCGGACAGGCCGTATTCAGCCAGGCTTCGCTGACGGTGTAGATGATGCTGGTGCAGAACCCGAGTGCGAACCGCGCAACGAACCAGACCCAGAGCTGGTCGAACATAGAAAATGTTGTGAGTGCCAGCGAAACGCCAACCAGCGATGCAACAATCAGCCTGTCGCCGCGCACCATCGAAGTCAGCTTACCGATAAGAAGAGTGGAGGAGGCGAGTCCGAGTGCAAAGACCGAAGCATTGAGCCCGGCCACACTCGGCGAAACGCCACGGCTCTCAAGGATCAGCGCGATCAGCGGATAGGTCAGCCCCTGCCCGACAGCAAAGCATGTCACGCCCATGACGACAACGGCAATTGCTGCCCAGTCGGGCGCAAAGTCAGATGCGATATCCGTGGTATGTGCCGTTTGCATGAGGCCTCCGAGGCGCATTCCAGCGCCCGACGATTGAAGGCCCGGTCTAGCGGCGGTGCCTGGGGAAGTCCAGAGAGGGCGTCACGTCTCAGAGGGTCTCCAGTGTCTCGCGTATGGTTGCCACCGGCAAGAATAGACGGAGTGGGTTCGACGGCAGCGCCTCGAAACCGTAACGCAGGTAGAGGGTCTTTCGACGGGCTACATGATCTCGATTGCCGTCATCCAGCACGTCCAGAATGACCACTGCAATACCGATCCGCTCGGCTGCCTGCACGATCCGCAGCAAGGCGTCGGCGAGCAGATCGCCGCCATAGCCTTGTCCGGCATATCGCTGGTCTACACCGATCATGGAAATGAAGGCGGCAGGGATCGCGCCGTGGGATGGGCGGGTCCGGGCGTAGCGAGATGGTAGCTCCGTGAAATCGACAGAATGGGCATTGAGGGCATAGAAGCCGATCACATCGCCGTTCTCAAAGGTCATCACGTAG from Peteryoungia desertarenae encodes the following:
- a CDS encoding methyl-accepting chemotaxis protein — protein: MSLRNLSLNKKLILTFSSIMAGCFLASLVVFVQAYSARSDAANADGAYRVLGQVQEAVVQLLEQVVHQREYLVTGDPAQRAAVLANREQLQSAINEAARTAQGDAEVLTSLDAMRAAADGYFNTVVTPQMQARQSGQVLDIAGLAASQSTNELETFRQAALQVKELVGQRAVDAQTALASAHLNIYFALLLGGGVAGIASVALIFALSRSIVTPIAGMTSAMTRLADGDTDIDVPALDRGDEVGQMAKAVIVFKEASLERMRLSHERQSLRDQAEAERKTSEAEKAREAEEVAFAVRRLADGLQALSNGDVAYRLEEPFAARLDSLRVNFNDSLEKLHAALRSVGANATAINAGAAEIRASADDLARRTEQQAASVEETAAALEEITRTVKDTAKRAEDAGELVRRTRAGAERSGEVVQNAVAAMQGIEQSSQSISNIISVIEDIAFQTNLLALNAGVEAARAGEAGKGFAVVAQEVRELAQRSANAAKEIKALISNSTAQVDNGVALVGETGDELQKIVSAVQEINDNVAAIVTAAREQSVGLQEVFTAVNAMDKGTQQNAAMVEQQTAASHALAVEASSLDTLLSQFRLGVQAAAVTSASGGTAFTRPSSSVSAPSRAASPVASGSRPIIRGPVAASPTDTPARRPSPARALADKLGKAFATAPAEPVKQDWTEF
- a CDS encoding DUF2188 domain-containing protein codes for the protein MQKITYHIVRHDDGFAYRLGDVYSEPFASHQDAVVAARQAAASQQLAGGDADIAWQDEAGHWHHERVDGADRPMTDVVDDVDDD
- a CDS encoding superoxide dismutase, with amino-acid sequence MAFELPALPYAYDSLAPFMSAETLEFHHDKHHQAYVTNGNNLLKDSGLEGLSLEEVVKQSYGKNAGLFNNAGQHYNHIHFWNWMKKDGGGNKLPGKLQAAIDSDLGGYDKFKADFVAAGTTQFGSGWAWLSVKDGKLEISKTPNGENPLVHGASPILGVDVWEHSYYIDYRNARPKYLEAFVDSLINWDYVLEMYEAATK
- a CDS encoding YkgJ family cysteine cluster protein, which gives rise to MLETSPPEIFDCQTCGACCAYSADWPRFSLESDEELAAIPEAMIAEDESGMKFENGRCAALTGEVGKHVGCTVYLVRPHVCRTCMPGDEECRIARAAFGFTVEGLPEPEVYFE
- a CDS encoding MFS transporter, producing MQTAHTTDIASDFAPDWAAIAVVVMGVTCFAVGQGLTYPLIALILESRGVSPSVAGLNASVFALGLASSTLLIGKLTSMVRGDRLIVASLVGVSLALTTFSMFDQLWVWFVARFALGFCTSIIYTVSEAWLNTACPDRIRGRVSGIYSAGMCAGFAAGPLAIPLVGIEDGFAFAMTAAYVALVAFASVMLGRYAKTKPEASEAGGLLTFVRLAPILTLMVLAFGFSDIAAISMIPLYFVERGYSQNFAAFVVTMVALPTALAQPFVGWLLDRVSRPAIAAYGALLTAIAFLLLPLMESQVALLITISILGAASFSLYTAALTLLGERFRGGLLVSGAAVYALTYAIGSAFGSGATGFTMDWIGIDAGPVSTGLVMVIFTVIFAANVLRLHGRA
- a CDS encoding GNAT family N-acetyltransferase gives rise to the protein MKHEGDSVIIELLDPERHDRDKFSCGVETVDNYFRKTANKLAKAGNARVYVMTFENGDVIGFYALNAHSVDFTELPSRYARTRPSHGAIPAAFISMIGVDQRYAGQGYGGDLLADALLRIVQAAERIGIAVVILDVLDDGNRDHVARRKTLYLRYGFEALPSNPLRLFLPVATIRETLETL